The stretch of DNA CCCGGAAGATCCTTGAAGGTGGCGGAGATCCGGCGCTCCACCGCCATCGCGCCGGTCTCCAGCGGCACGGAGGCGCCGAACCGGGGCAGCGTCGTCCGGTAGGCGCGGACCAGGAACACCGCCTCGACCACGTCGCCGCGGGCCTGTTTGAGGGCCAAAGCCGCGAGGTCGGGATCGTAGAGCGAGCCCTCGGTCATCACCCGGTCGACCAGCAGCGCCATCTGCGCGCGGATCTGCGCGACGGAGAGTTCCGGCACCGACGGGTCGCCGCGGCGCGTCTCGGCGAGGAGCCGGTGGGCGTTGTCGATGGCGGCCTCGCCGCCCTTCACGGCCACGTACATGGCTCAAGCCTCCGTCACGATGGTGGAGCGCGGCAGGCCGGCAACCTGGCCCGGAGCGGTGAGGATCAGGTCGATTCCGAGGGGAAACGCGGCGCGGTTCTCGGCGAGCTGGCCGACGAAGCCCGGCGGCAGGGGCGTCAGTGCCATGCGGGCGCTCCCCGCGATGCCGGGACCGGTCAGGTGCAGCCCCGCCCCCGGGGCGATGGTGTCGAGGGCGAGAACCAGGGTGGTCGAGGTGTCGGGATAGGCCGGCGTCCCCGGCGCGAAGCGGCCGAGCGGCGGGCACCGCGCGGGCTCGCGGACCAGCGCGAAGGCGGCCCGGGCCGGGTCGTCGGTGAGCGGCGCTCCGGTGTGGAAGCGCAGATATGCGGCGACGTCCGGCGCAGCGGCGAGCGCGGCGTCGAGCCAGACCGGCGTGTCGGCGTCGATGAGCGCCAGCGCGACGGCGGCGAGTTCCGGAGTCAGCGGCAGGGGCGGCGTGAGGCCGGGGTCGAGCGGCCGGATCCGGCCGGGCCGGGCGAGCGCGTCCATCACGGCGCGGAACGCCGCCTGCGCATCGTGGACGGGATCGGCGAAGCCGGGTGCGAGCATGCTCAATCCTCCCCGCGGGCGAGGGTCAGGAAATCGACCCGGGTCGCGGCCGTGCGCCGGGCCGCCTGCGCGCGGGACGCCTCGACCCGCCGGGCGGCGGGCTCCAGGGCCGCTTCGACCCGGGCGCGCCGGGCCGGGTCCTGCCAGAGGGCATCGAGGATCGCGGCGAGCCGCGCTTTCGTGCGGTCGCGGCCGAGATGGTAGGCGAAGCCGGCCGGGCCGTCCGCGAGGCGGATCGCGGCCCGGGTCACGCTGACCTCGCCAAGATTGAACGGGCGCCCGTCGCCGCCGATCCGGCCGGTCGCCATCACCAGACCGGTCTCCGGCGGCCGCAGATCGGCGCTGGCCGGGCTGTCGAGCGCCGACAGCGCCGCCTCCAGGTCGGTGCGGCTCGCCTCGGCGCAGAGCGCCATCACGGCCCGGCGCGCCGCGCCATCGCCGCCGGATTCCGGATCCCTCGGGTTCGTCGTCACCGCGACTCCCTCCATCGCTCGGTTGTATAGGTGTATAGACAACTGGCGTGGCGGCCACAAATGAAGTTTGGATGACAGGATGGATGCGCAGGCGCAGGCACCCGGGCTTGTCCGAGGCGAGGGGCTCACGGCGTGGCGGCAGATCGCCGACGCCCTGACGGCAGAGATCGCGGCGGGCGGTTACGCGCCGGGACAGAAACTGCCCCCGGAGGCGGTGCTGGCGATGCGGTTCGCGGTGAACCGGCACACGGTGCGGCGGGCGCTGGCCGCCCTGGCCGAGGGCGGCCTCGTCCGCGCCAGCCAGGGCCGGGGCACCTTCGTGGAGGAGGCACCCCTCGCCTACCCGATCGGGCCGCGCACGCGCTTCTCCGAGATCGTCGCCGGGGCGGGCCGGGAGGCCTGGGGCGACCTGATCGGCTCCACCACCCGTCCGGCCGGACCCGAACAGGCGGCGGCGCTCGCCCTCGCCCCCGGCGCGCCCACCCTGGAACTGCTGACGGTCCACCGGGCCGACGACGCGCCGCTCTCGACCGCGCTGACCTGGCTGCCGCTGCCGCGCTTCGCCGGCTTCGGTGAGGCCTATGCCGCGCGCGGCTCGATCACCCGGGCCTTCGCGGCCTGCGGCGTCCCCGACTACACCCGGCTCTCGACGCGGGTCCGCGCCCGCCCGGCCGATGCCGAGGAGGCGCGGCGCCTCGACATCGCGCCGGGGCGGGTCGTCCTCGTGGTGTCGAGCGTCAACGTCGATCCCGCGGGCGTGCCGATCCAGGCGAACCGCACCCTGTTCGCCGCCGACCGGGTGGAGCTGGTGATCGGCGGGTGAGCAGACTTGGATGAGGCCTGGATGCGGCGGCGGGTCCCGATCACGCAGCGTGTCGTTCCGGGGCCGCGAAGCGGAGCCCGGAACCCAGAACCACCTGCGGTGTGCAAGCCTGCCGCGACGGCGGTTCTGGATTGCCCGCCTCCGGCGTGCCCCTTCGGGTCCGGGCTCGCCTGGGGCGCCCCGGAATGACGTCACCCCGCCGGACTCTCAACGCGCCGCCGGCCCGATGATCGCCCGGCGCAGGCGCGTCGAGACCCAGTCGATCGCCGCCACGGTGACGAGGATCATCAGCACCAGGAAGGCGACCTGCTGCAGCTCCAGCACGCGGATCAGCTCGGTGAGGTACTGGCCGATGCCACCGGCGCCGACGATGCCGATGATCGTGGCCGAGCGGGTGTTCGACTCGAAGAAGTACAGCACCTGGCTCGCCAGCACCGGCAGCACCCCGGGGATCAGCCCGAAGCGGATGCGGTGGAGGGCCGAGCCGCCCGAGGCGACGACGCCCTCGCCGGCGCGGCGGTCGCAGGTCTCGATCGCCTCGGAGAACAGCTTGCCCAGCGCGCCCACATCCGAGCAGGCGATGGCGAGCAGGCCGGCGAAGGGGCCGAGCCCGACCACGTTGATCCAGATCAGCGCCCAGATCAGCACGTCCACGGAGCGCAGGATGTCGAGGCCGCGGCGGACCGCGAACCGGGCGAACGGGTTCGGCACGACGTTCCGGGCGGCCAGGAACGCCACCGGGAAGGCCAGCAGCGCCGCCGTGAGCGTGCCGAGGAACGCGATGCCCAGCGTCTCGCCGAGCGCGTGCAGGAAGGTCCAGAGATGGCCCTCCGGGGATGGCGGCAGCATCAGCACCGCGAAGGTGCCGAGCCGCCCGAGCCCGTGGAGGATCCGCGCGGCCGACATGTCGAGCCGCCAGCACGCCAGGGCGGTGAGACCCGCCAGGACGCCGAGAACGCCAACGAGGCGCGCCCGCGCGGCCCGGTCGGCGCGGAACTGCGCCGGGTAGCGGGCGCGCAGCCGCTGGAGATCGGCCCGGGCCGCCGCCCGCAGGGCTCCGGTGCGGGCCGCGCTCATCGGGCGGTCTCCGGGCCGATCAGCCGGTGGCGGACCCGCTCGGTGGCGAGGTCGATGCAGAACACGGTCAGGATGATCAGCACGAGGATCGCGCTCACGTCCGCGTAGTAGAAGTTGCGGATTGCGGCCAGGAACTCCTGGCCGATCCCCCCTGCCCCGACGAAGCCCAGCACCGCCGCCCCGCGCACGTTGATCTCGAAGCGCAGCAGCCCGTAGGAGGCGAAGTTCGACAGCACCTGCGGCAGCACCGCGAAGCGCACGGTCTCGACCCAGGAGGCACCCGAGGCGGCTAGTCCCTCGACGGGCCGCATGTCGCTATTCTCGACCACCTCGGAGAACAGCTTGCCCAGCGCTCCCGTGGTGTGGATCGCGATCGCCAGCACGCCGACCATCGGTCCGAGGCCGAAGGCGATCACGAAGATCAGCGCGAACACCACATCGGGGACGGTGCGGCAGACCTCCAGGAAGCGCTTGGCCAGGATTCGCAGCAGGCGCGACCGCACCAAGTTGGCGGCCGCGACGAAGCTGAGGGCGAAGCCCGCCAGCGCCCCCAGCAGCGTGCCGAGATAGGCCATCAGCAGGGTCTCGCCCAGCAAGGCGAGCCAGCCGGGCAGGTTCCAGTACCAGGCGCGCAGATCCTCGACCGGATGGTCGAGGCCGACCGGCGGCAGGATCTGCTGGATGTAGGCGGTGAACTTGCCGATGTTCCCGGCAAGGACCAGCGGCCGCACCTCGGCGGCGTACCCGGCGAGGAGCGCCAGGGCCGCCACCGCCGCGAAGCCCGCCAGCGTCCGGCGGCGCGCGGCCCCGGTCGAGGCCGCGTAGAGGCCGGAGAGGGCGGCTGCCCGCTCCGGCGGCAGCTTCGTCAGGCCACGCAAGGCCGCCGCCTCCCGATCAGGACTTCTTGCGCTGCTCGTCGTTGAACCGCAGCATGTCGATGATCGGCTGGTAATCCTTGAGGGTCACCGGCTTGAGGCCCTGGTCCTTGCCGTCGGAGAGCCGGTCGAAGGCGGCCTTGTCGGCCTTCGGCAGGGCGATGAACGCCTCCCGGATCTTGGCCTTCAGGCCGTCCGGCAGGGTGGCCAGCATGGCGTAGGGGCCTTCCGGCAGGAAGTCGGACTTGAACACCACCCGGAAGTCGGAGGTCTGCAGCGGCGTGCCGTCGGGCTTCTTCAGCATGCCCTTGGTGATCATGCGGGTGACGATCGAGTCGGTCTCGGAATTCCACAGGTTGGCGGCGGCCTCGACCGTGCCCTGGGTCAGCGCCAGGACGGCGTTCTCGTGGCTGCCGGCAAAGACCGCCTTGCCGAAGAACTTGTCCACGTCGTAGCCGGCCCGCTTCAGGAAGAAGCGCGGCGCCTGGTTGCCGGAGGTGGAATTCGGATCGACGAGGGCGAGGTTCTTGCCCTTCAGATCCTCGATGGTCTTGTACGGGCTGGAAGCCAGCGCGTAGATCACCGAGTAATAGCCCGCGGCGCCGGTCTCGTGGATCGGGCTCACCACCGGCTCGACCTTCACGCCGGTCATCGCGGCGCGGGCGACGGAGGCCGGCCCGTAGAAGGCGAGCTGGATGTTGCCGGCGCGCTGGCCCTCGATCACCGCTGCGTAGTCGCTGGCGACCCGCAGCTTCACCGGCACGCCGACCGTCTTGGTCAGGTAATCCGCAAGCGGCGCGTAGCGGTCGACCGTACCGCTGGCATTCTCCATCGGAATCACCGCCAGGGTCAGCTCGGGATACTGCGCCTTCCAGTCCTGGGCGGCAGCCGGCAGGCCGAGGAGCGCGAGGGCCGTGGCGGCTGCGGCGAGGGTGCGTCGGGTGAACATCGTGTCATCCTTCGTGTCGGCGTGTGTCGCGGGTTCGGCCGGGCGCGGGGCCGGCCGGGCGTTTCCCGATTTGTCGTTGCTGTTGGGGCCGGACGGCCCGGTTCAGGCGCCGAGGGCGGCCTCGCGCACGGGCCGCGCCGGCACGAAGCCGGGCCGGCCCGGCATCGCCGCCCGCTGCTCGGCCTCGCGTCGGGCCGAATCGTCGAGCACCTCGCCGGCCTCCAGGCCGTAGAGCCGGCGGGCGACATCCTGGGTGAGGTCGAACGGCCCGCCCTCGAACACCACCCGGCCGGCACTGAGCCCGACGAGGCGGTCGCAATAGGCGCGGGCGAGGTCGAGGGAGTGCAGGTTGCACAGGACGGTGATGCCGTAGCGGCGGTTCACCTCGGCCAGCGCGTCCATTACCAAGCGGGTGTTGCGCGGGTCGAGGGAGGCCACCGGCTCGTCGGCGAGCAGGATCTCGGGCTCCTGCACCAGGGCGCGGGCGATGGCGACGCGCTGCTGCTGGCCGCCCGACAGGCCGTCGGCCTGCTGGCCGGCGAACTCGCCCATGTCGAAGCTCTCAAGGGCGGCGAGCGCCATCGCCCGGTCCTCCTCGGACCATTGCCGCAGCAGGGATCGGTAGCTCGGCACGTGGCTCAGCCGGCCCATCAGGACGTTGGTCATCACGTCGAGGCGGCCGACGAGGTTGAACTGCTGGAAGATCATGGCGCAGCGGGTGCGCCAGTCCCGCAGGGCGCGTCCCCGCAGCCGCGTGACGTCGCGCCCGTCGTGGAGGATGCGCCCCGAACTCGGGTCCGCCAGGCGGTTGATGAGCCGCAGCAGCGTCGATTTGCCGGCACCGGACCGGCCGATCACGCCGACGAAGCTGCCGGGCTCGATCCGCAGCGAGACACCGTCGACGGCGCGCCGATCACCGTACTGGCGCGTAAGATCCTCGATGACCAGCATGCATCCATCCGCCGGGGAATGGTCGCAGCTAAACGCCTGTTCTACGACGATTGGATGACGAATACGATCCGATGTTGTTTGCCGGCGCAACGTCTACTGTCGCTCGCCGCATCAGGATTCGTACCGGTCGAGGAAGGCTTCGATCGAAAGCCCGCGGAAATCCGGAAGCGCCCGGCGCAGGCGCTCGTGGTCCCAGTCCCACCAGGCGAGGTGCTCCAGCCGCGCGGCGACGACGTCCGGAAACCGGCGCCGGACCGGCCGGGCGGGATTGCCGACCACGATCGTGTAGGGTTCGACGTCCCGGGTGACGATCGCGCCGGCGCCGACCACCGCGCCGGTGCCGATGGTGCGGCCGGGCAGGACCACCACGCCGTGGCCGATCCAGACATCGTGGCCGATCGCCACCGGGCTCGCCCGGCGCCGGTCGAAGAAGGCCGGCTCGTCGGATTCCTCGGGCCAATAAGAATGCGCCCGGTAGGTGAAATGCGCCTGGGAGGCGCGCTCCATCGGGTGGTTGCCGGGGTTGATCCGGACGCTGGCGGCGATCGAGCAGAACTTGCCGATCGTGGTGTAGATCACCTCGCCGTCCGGGCCGAGGTAGGAATAATCGTCGAGGCTTGTCTCGGTGAGACGGGTGCGCGCGCCGATCTCGGTGTAGCGGCCGAGGCGGCAATCCACGATCCGGGCACTCGGATCGATCGCCGGCTCGAGGCCGAGGGAGAGGTCAGCCACGGGGTTCTCCGAAGGGCAGGCGTGCCAGGAGCCGGAACGGCGCGGTCCCGTCCTGGGTCAGGAGGCCGAGGGCGTCGATCACCAGGGGCTCGGGCCCGGAGGCGGCATAGGCCTCCGACAGGCGCCGGTGCCAGGCGTCGCGATCCGCCTCCGGCAGGGCGTCGGTCAGGGTCATGTGGAAGCGGAAGGCCTCGAACACGTACGGGTAGCCCCAGCGATCGAGCAGCGCGCGGCCGCGCGGATCGAGGCGCTCGGGGCGGCGCTTCGCACGCTCGGCCTCGGTGGGCGGCGCGCGGAACGGGTCGAGCGCCGCGACGCACTCGGCGGCGAACAGCCCCAGGGCCGGCGGCGGGGCGTCCGGCACCAGGGCGAGGAACGCCCCGAGCGCGGCGACCGTCAGAGGCCCGACCGTCACCGGCGGGTGGGCGGCCGCGAGGGCGCGGGCGGCGGCAACGAGCTCGGACTCGGTGGCGCCCGCCGCGAGGCGCAGGGGCGCCTTGAGGGTGGCGTGGAAGCCGTAAGTCCGGGCCCCCGCGGTGACGGCGGCGAGGGCTTCGAGGCCTTCCGGATGGGGAACTGGTGCCCCGGACACGGTGTCGTAGCCGAGCACGCCCCGTCCGAAGGCTTCGAGGCGCGAGCCCGGGGCGGGCAGGCAGTACAGGGCGTAGCGGCGCGACACGTCTCGGCCTCCGGGTCTTCGAGCGCCGTCAGGCCGTCGGCGCGTAGCTGCGCGCCTCGGCGGCCCGGCGCGGGCGCACGTCCATGGCGTTGCCGCGCCACACGATGGCGCTCTGGACCCAGGCGCCGAGCCAGATCGCCGGGATCAGGGCGTCGCGCACGAGGAAGGCCGCCAGCATGCGGGGCGAACGGTGCCAGCCCGCGCGGAGCGCGAGCCGGTGCTCGGCGCCATAGCACAGGGCGGCGAGGCCGGCAGCGCCGGCGAGGCCCGCGAGGCTGCCGGCCCCGAGGGCGACGAGGAGCGCCGGCAGCAGGACGCCGCTGCCGATCTCGGGCGCGAAGAACAGCGGGAAGGTCACGCGGCGCAGGCGCGCCCACCGGAGCTGGCGGGACCAGACCTCCCGGAAGCCGCGCGGGCCCAAGGGCTGCTCGAACGGGCTCGCCACGAGGTGGATGCGCTTGCCGGCGGCGCGCACCAGCTTGGTGGCGGCCGCGTCCTCGGCGATCTCGGCGGCCAGCGCCTGAAGGCCGCCGCGCTGGTCCAGGAACGGCTTGTGCCAGAGCATGCTCTTGCCCTGCGCGAAGCCCAGCCCGAAGGCCTCGGCGGCGTATTGCCAGCGTGCCTGCAGGGTGTTGAGGAAGGCGCATTCCACCTCGGCCATGAAGCTGCCCGGCCGGGCTCCGGCGGGGGTGGAGCAGACCAAGCCGGTCTCGGCCCGCCACGCCGCCTGGAGGCGCTGCAGGTAGTCCGGCGGCATCGCCACGTTGGAATCGGCCAGCACCACCCAGTCGTGGGCGGCGGCGCGCCAGCCGCGCAGGCAATTGTTCAGTTTCGGGTTCTCGCTGATCCGCTCGTCGCCGAGGATCAGGCGGGCGGGAACCTGCGGGTGGGCGGCGATCAGGCGCCTGACGAGCGGGAGGATCGGATCGCCCGGATCGGCGACGCAGAAGATCAGCTCGTAGGCGGGATAATCGAGGCGGAAGCTCCGCGTCAGCATCTCCTCGCTGTAGGCCTCCAGCCCGTGAAGCGGGCGGATCAGCGAGACGGGCGCGCCCGCCGGAAACCGCGACGGGCCGTGCACCTGCCCGAGGCGCCGGCCCGCGATGGCGATGCTGCCGATCTGGATGAGGGCCAGGAGCGCGCCGAAGGACAGGGCCGGCACCGTGGCGTCAATCATGCGGATCTCTCGTTCGCTCCTGCGCGGCCCGGTCGCTAGCGGCCGGATCGCGTCAGGCGTGTGACAGCCGCCTGACGGCCGGCGCGCTCATCGCGGCGGCCGGCCGACGGGCCCGGACGCGTCTTCCATCGGTCGGCGACCGGATTCTCCGAAGCGAAGACAGGCGAGGCGGCGACGCCCGCGCTCGTCGCAAGGTCCCCGCCCATCGGATGCGGTCTTCACGACCGTCAACGGGCGCCCCGTCACCGGACCGTCACGCGCGCAATTTAATCCCGCCTCACCATCAAAAATGATTCCGCGTGAGGCTGCATGTCCGATTCCGCCGCGATGCCGTCGGCCGCCGCGCGAGGCAGGCCCGAGGGCGGCCCGCGCCTCGATCACGGGATGCATCTGGGCGGCCTCGTCGCCTTCCTGCTCGTGCTGGTGGCCGGGCTCGGCTACGCCGTCGTGAGCCTGATCGCCGACATGAACGCGGTCGGCGAGGCACCGCTGGCCTATGGCGCCTTCGCGCTGCTCGGGCTCGCACTGCTGATCGCGCTGGGCTTCGAATTCGTGAACGGCTTCCACGACACCGCCAACGCGGTCGCCACGGTGATCTACACGCATTCGCTGCCGCCGCTGGTGGCGGTGATCTGGTCGGGCTTCTTCAACTTCCTCGGCGTGATGCTATCCTCCGGGGCGGTGGCCTATGCCATCGTCACCCTGCTGCCGGTGGAACTCATCCTGAATGTCGGCTCCCATGCCGGCTACGCGATGATCTTCGCGCTGCTGCTGGCCGCGATCATCTGGAATCTGGGCACCTGGGCCTTCGGCCTGCCGAACTCCTCGTCTCACGCGCTGATCGGCTCGGTGCTCGGTGTCGGCCTCGCCAACCAGCTGATGAGCGGCGGCGACGGCACCGCGGGCGTCGACTGGAACCAGGCGCTCAACGTGTTCAAGGCGCTGCTGTTCTCGCCCGTCTGCGGCTTCGTGCTGGCGGCCCTGCTGCTGCTCGCGCTCAAGTTCGCGGTGCGCCGCAAGGACCTCTACGAGGCGCCCAAGGGCGATGCCCCCCCGCCCCTGTGGATCCGCGGCCTGCTGATCCTCACCTGCACGCTGGTCTCCTTCTTCCACGGCGGCAATGACGGGCAGAAGGGCATGGGCCTGATCATGCTGATCCTGATCGGCGCTGCCCCCACCGCCTACGCGCTGAACCGCACCATGTCGGACGACACGACCCCGGCCTTCGTGCAGAGCTCGACGGCGGCGAGCCGGGTCTTCTCCGCCCGCGCCCCCGGCGCGCCGGTGCCGGACGCCGCCGCGGCGCGCCGGACGGTGACGGAGGCGTTGAAGACGAAGGCGCTCGACCAGCCGCCGGTCTATGCCGCGCTCGCGGCGCTCGCGACCGACATCGCCGCGAGCGTCAAGAATTACGGGGCGATCCGCACCGTGCCGGCCGCCCAGACGCAGAACCTGCGCAGCGACATGTACCTCGCCGCCGACGCGGTGCGGCTGCTGCCGGCCACGGGGGCCAACCTCTCCGAGACCGACACGGCGACGCTGAAAGGCTATTCCGGCCTGCTCAACGACGGCACCCGCTACATCCCGGGCTGGGTGAAGGTCTGCGTCGCCCTCGCCCTCGGGCTCGGCACCATGGTCGGCTGGAAGCGCATCGTCGTGACGGTGGGCGAGAAGATCGGCAAGACCCACCTCACCTACGCCCAGGGCGCCTCGGCCGAGATCGTGGCCGCCGGCACGATCGGGCTCGCCGAACTCTACGGCCTGCCGGTCTCGACCACGCATATCCTGTCGTCGGGCGTCGCCGGCACGATGGCGGCCAACGGCTCCGGGCTCCAGATGTCCACGGTGCGCAACATGGCGCTGGCCTGGATCCTGACCCTGCCGGCGGCGATCACGCTCGCGGCAAGCCTGTTCTTCCTGCTGCGCCACCTGTTCTGACGCGTAGCCGGGCCGGTGACCGCACCTGCCCCGAACACCGGAACGCGCGGTCTCCGACCCAGCCTCCCGAGGTGCCCCCCGACCCCTCAGGAACTCGACATCGCCCGGACGAAAGCCAGGCAGGTCCGGCGCGCGGCCGGGTTCGCGATCGCCACGAAGGCGGAGACGAGGTCGGCCGCCTGCGTGATCGCCGCGTCCGGACATTCCTCGTCCGGGAAGAAGTTCGTGACCGGGATGCCGAGCGTCCGGGCGACGCGCTCCAGGGCGTCCCGGGACCGCGCCGTTTCCGGGCGCGGCTCCGGCGACCTAGCCGGAGGTTGCGAGAGACCGGACGCCATGGCTCAGCCGACCTTCTGTCCGAGCTGGATCGCGCGGGCGATCTCCGACCGCCGGGCGGCATAGCCCGGGGCGACCATCGGGTAATCGGCCGGCAGGCCGTACTTGGCCCGGTAGCGCTCGGGCGTCAGGCCGTTCGCCGTCAGGTGGCGCTTCATCGTCTTGTACGAGCGGCCGTCGATGAAGCTGATCAGCCCATCGTGCTGGATCGAGGCCTCGACCTGCGCAGGCGTCAGCCCGGCCGAGCCAGCACCCGAGCCGCCGCCCCGGAGGACCGAGATCGCCGAGTGGACCTGGTCGATGAGGCCTGGCAGTTCGGCCATTCCGACCGCGTTGCGGGACACGTAGGCGGCGACGATCGCGCCGACCTTTTCCAGCATGAAGGAGGAGGGCGTTTCGTTCAGGTTGCTCATCTGGGTCATCACTGTGGTGGGATGTGTCGGCTGGTCTCGGAAAGCTCAGATCGTAAGAGCCTGCAAATCATGGATTTTGGCGGATAGGCAGGGCCACGCCAGGTCTGGATCTTGCACTACCTCAAGTTTTCCAACCGCCAATTCTTGAGGATGCAGATAATGTACAATATGAAACGCCGGCATCTTGTCCGGGAGCGCGATATCTTATGCCCGATCGCGCGAACGGGGGCCCAGACAAGGTAAACGATTGATGCAGTCACTGTTTTCGACCGCAGGGCTCCATCCGAGGAACAGTTTTCAGCGGTGGCAGGAGTTCCTGCTCGAGCAGCCGGTGCCCCTCGAGCAGACGCGGCTCGACCCCGGCTCGTTCGAGGGCAGGCTCGACGCTGCCGAGATCGGCCCGCTGCTGATGACCCGCATCTCGCAAGGCTCGAAGCGCAGCGCGGTCACGCCCGCCACGATCCGGCGCTTTGACAAGGGCGACACGCGCGTCGTGATCGTCAAGCTCGCAGGCGTGCTGGCCACGCAGCCGGACGAGCGGCCCTGCCTGCAACGACAGGGCGATCTGCTCGTGCTCGATCACCGCCCGGTCGTGCTGACATCGGGGGCGGCCAGCCAGTCCAAGTTTCTGGAGCCTTTGCGCGCGCCTGGACAGGGTGCTGGGCCCGTCTCGGCTCTTTACGGCCCTGACGGTCGGCCCGAGCCGCGCCGCCGCGGCGCTCACCACGAGCTGAGGCGCATCCGCCGCCACCGCGCGCCATCGCGCGCATGGCCGGGATCGGCATGGAGCTGATCGTGGCCAGCATCGCCGAGCGGATGAGAATGGAGGTGCGCCGGCCCGTCCACGGCTCGGTCGTGGTCCCCGCGCCGAGGCCCATGTCGAGGCCCATCTCGGCGACCTGTCCCTTGACCCGCCGCAGCTCGCGGCCGCGGCCGGCGTCTCGCTGCG from Methylobacterium sp. PvR107 encodes:
- a CDS encoding MucR family transcriptional regulator, yielding MSNLNETPSSFMLEKVGAIVAAYVSRNAVGMAELPGLIDQVHSAISVLRGGGSGAGSAGLTPAQVEASIQHDGLISFIDGRSYKTMKRHLTANGLTPERYRAKYGLPADYPMVAPGYAARRSEIARAIQLGQKVG
- a CDS encoding inorganic phosphate transporter produces the protein MSDSAAMPSAAARGRPEGGPRLDHGMHLGGLVAFLLVLVAGLGYAVVSLIADMNAVGEAPLAYGAFALLGLALLIALGFEFVNGFHDTANAVATVIYTHSLPPLVAVIWSGFFNFLGVMLSSGAVAYAIVTLLPVELILNVGSHAGYAMIFALLLAAIIWNLGTWAFGLPNSSSHALIGSVLGVGLANQLMSGGDGTAGVDWNQALNVFKALLFSPVCGFVLAALLLLALKFAVRRKDLYEAPKGDAPPPLWIRGLLILTCTLVSFFHGGNDGQKGMGLIMLILIGAAPTAYALNRTMSDDTTPAFVQSSTAASRVFSARAPGAPVPDAAAARRTVTEALKTKALDQPPVYAALAALATDIAASVKNYGAIRTVPAAQTQNLRSDMYLAADAVRLLPATGANLSETDTATLKGYSGLLNDGTRYIPGWVKVCVALALGLGTMVGWKRIVVTVGEKIGKTHLTYAQGASAEIVAAGTIGLAELYGLPVSTTHILSSGVAGTMAANGSGLQMSTVRNMALAWILTLPAAITLAASLFFLLRHLF